The Lentzea guizhouensis genome contains a region encoding:
- a CDS encoding SDR family oxidoreductase: MRVFVTGASGNVGAALVPELLTAGHTVVGLARSDAAAEIVRSRGGLVVRGALDDLDLLSAAARAADGVIHLAFEHDEQHSGNLVAAAASDLQAVQAIGAALGGSGKPFVSTNATCAFALAGFEGLLTEHDTLTAGWRIEAENEVIGLAEHGVRSSVIRLPPTVHGEGEFGLASVLVQTASAAGVSGYLGNGSNVWPSADMRDVAVLYRLALESAVAGSRLHAVAEPGISLLEIAALIGRHLAIPVRSIAAEDSERHFRHVNAFVGLDNPTSSLVTSEALGWKPAYPGFLADFDHESNFEVE, translated from the coding sequence ATGCGTGTATTCGTCACGGGTGCCTCCGGAAACGTCGGCGCCGCTCTCGTGCCTGAGTTGTTGACCGCCGGCCACACGGTGGTCGGCTTGGCCCGCTCCGACGCCGCCGCCGAGATCGTGAGGTCGCGCGGCGGTCTGGTGGTGCGCGGTGCCCTCGACGACTTGGACCTCTTGAGCGCGGCAGCTCGAGCCGCTGACGGCGTCATCCACCTCGCGTTCGAACACGACGAGCAGCATTCCGGCAACCTCGTCGCTGCAGCGGCGTCAGACCTGCAAGCGGTCCAAGCCATCGGTGCGGCCCTCGGTGGCTCGGGCAAGCCTTTCGTCAGCACGAACGCGACATGCGCGTTCGCTCTCGCAGGCTTCGAAGGCCTGCTCACCGAGCATGACACGCTTACCGCCGGTTGGCGCATCGAGGCGGAGAACGAGGTGATCGGACTCGCCGAGCACGGAGTGCGATCGTCGGTCATCCGCCTGCCACCAACCGTTCACGGCGAAGGTGAATTCGGGCTCGCCTCCGTCTTGGTCCAGACGGCCAGCGCTGCTGGAGTGTCCGGATACCTGGGAAACGGTTCCAACGTCTGGCCATCAGCCGACATGCGTGATGTCGCTGTTCTGTATCGACTGGCGCTCGAATCGGCAGTGGCGGGATCGCGGTTGCACGCCGTTGCCGAGCCAGGAATCAGCTTGCTTGAAATCGCCGCACTGATCGGCCGGCATCTCGCGATTCCGGTTCGGTCCATCGCAGCAGAAGACAGTGAGCGGCACTTCCGGCACGTGAACGCCTTCGTAGGCCTCGACAACCCGACTTCAAGCTTGGTGACCAGCGAAGCTCTGGGCTGGAAACCCGCCTATCCGGGTTTTCTCGCGGATTTCGACCATGAGTCCAACTTCGAGGTCGAGTAA
- a CDS encoding GlxA family transcriptional regulator, with translation MLALEGVLSFELGMPLTILGSLGHLYAPSVVTPTSNGVTADSGLRLTGAGALGDLAKADTIIVPGYAFEGGIPESVADGLRACRDRSARVVSLCVGAFALAESGLLAGRRATTHWLQTERLAREHLDVTVDRDVLFVDEETVLTAAGTSAGIDLCLHLVGKDFGATAANQAARNAVAAPHRDGGQAQFIERHLPAVAGTSLAATRSWALERLGEPLVLRKLAAHAHLSPRTFSRRFLAETGLPPMRWLRLARIDQAKQLLERSDAAIDEVARRSGFGTAANFRAHFVQHCGLTPSAYRDMYSRHEEPTGAIAASPIPGTRARGSAREGWVGEPRVRGEW, from the coding sequence GTGCTCGCCCTTGAGGGCGTGCTCTCCTTCGAGCTTGGTATGCCGCTCACCATCCTTGGCTCTCTCGGACACCTCTACGCACCATCCGTGGTGACGCCGACCAGCAACGGCGTCACCGCAGACAGCGGACTGCGGCTCACTGGCGCCGGTGCGTTGGGCGACCTGGCGAAAGCGGACACCATCATCGTCCCGGGTTACGCGTTCGAAGGCGGCATTCCCGAGAGCGTCGCCGACGGGCTTCGCGCTTGCCGCGACCGGTCAGCGCGCGTGGTTTCGCTGTGTGTGGGCGCCTTCGCCCTCGCTGAGTCAGGCCTTCTTGCCGGCCGGCGGGCGACCACGCACTGGCTCCAGACAGAGCGCCTGGCGCGAGAACACCTGGACGTCACAGTTGACCGCGACGTGCTCTTCGTTGACGAGGAGACCGTGCTGACTGCCGCGGGCACCTCCGCGGGCATCGACCTTTGCCTGCACCTGGTCGGCAAGGATTTCGGCGCCACCGCAGCCAACCAGGCCGCACGCAATGCCGTCGCCGCGCCCCATCGCGACGGCGGGCAGGCCCAGTTCATCGAGCGTCATCTGCCTGCTGTGGCCGGAACGTCCCTTGCCGCCACCAGAAGCTGGGCGCTGGAACGCCTCGGTGAGCCGCTCGTGCTCCGCAAGCTCGCTGCCCACGCACACCTGTCTCCACGCACCTTCAGTCGCCGCTTCCTGGCCGAAACGGGGCTCCCTCCGATGAGGTGGCTGCGATTGGCACGGATCGATCAGGCCAAGCAACTGCTCGAACGCAGCGACGCCGCGATCGACGAGGTTGCCAGGCGGAGCGGTTTCGGCACGGCCGCGAACTTCCGCGCACACTTCGTGCAACACTGCGGGCTGACTCCGTCGGCCTACCGCGACATGTACTCACGGCATGAGGAACCGACCGGTGCCATCGCAGCGTCGCCGATCCCGGGAACCAGAGCCCGTGGATCGGCACGAGAAGGCTGGGTTGGAGAGCCTCGCGTACGTGGAGAGTGGTGA
- a CDS encoding expansin EXLX1 family cellulose-binding protein, with protein sequence MRHLMVVASVLALLLAVAVAPASASYNGSGDATYYPADDALGACSYGRIGEVRIAALNQVDYGNGRMCGAYVEVKGPRGKVVVKIMDRCPECKRGDIDLNRAVYGQVADPLAGRVKVSWRLVSPNTSAKLSFRYKEGSNQHWCALRVRDHRNPVVKLEIRNGKTWRSLPRTDYNYFIVNDGKGCGGDIRVTDVGGQQLVEPSIAFRPGVVQKGTKQFTN encoded by the coding sequence ATGCGACACTTGATGGTCGTGGCCTCGGTCCTCGCTCTGTTGCTGGCGGTTGCCGTCGCGCCTGCGTCTGCCTCCTACAACGGCAGCGGTGACGCGACCTACTACCCGGCCGACGACGCACTCGGAGCTTGCTCCTACGGGCGGATCGGCGAGGTGCGGATCGCCGCTCTCAACCAAGTCGACTACGGCAACGGCCGCATGTGCGGAGCCTACGTCGAGGTCAAGGGCCCGCGCGGCAAGGTCGTGGTCAAGATCATGGACCGGTGCCCTGAGTGCAAACGCGGTGACATAGATCTGAATCGCGCTGTGTATGGCCAGGTCGCTGATCCACTGGCCGGACGAGTCAAGGTGAGCTGGCGGCTGGTCAGCCCGAACACGTCCGCGAAGCTGTCCTTCCGCTACAAGGAAGGATCGAACCAGCACTGGTGCGCGCTCCGGGTACGCGACCACCGCAATCCCGTCGTCAAGCTCGAGATCCGCAACGGAAAGACGTGGAGGAGCCTGCCGCGAACCGACTACAACTACTTCATCGTCAACGACGGCAAGGGTTGTGGAGGCGACATCCGCGTCACAGACGTCGGTGGACAGCAGCTCGTCGAACCCAGCATCGCGTTCCGGCCGGGCGTCGTGCAGAAGGGCACCAAGCAGTTCACCAACTGA
- a CDS encoding cellulase family glycosylhydrolase, which produces MKDGRLLDGHGSTFVMRGVNHPHSWFPNKTSQALKDIKATGANTARIVLSNGARFNRNTTADVASVIKRCKANKLICVLEVHDTTGYGEQSGASSLTAAVNYWISIKSALAGQQRYVLLNIGNEPRGNNNPSAWVGETKSAIARMRKEGLTHTLVADGPNWGQDWSFVMRDNAKQIFNSDVRRNTVFSVHMYEVFGTADKVNNYLNRFAAARLPIVVGEFGHWHGNASVDEDAIFAASRRLGTGFLAWSWSGNGGGLDYLDLVRGFDAGKPTWWGQRTISGPNGIKATSRQASVFK; this is translated from the coding sequence GTGAAGGACGGCCGCTTGCTGGACGGCCACGGCAGCACGTTCGTCATGCGCGGGGTGAACCACCCGCACAGCTGGTTCCCGAACAAGACTTCTCAGGCACTCAAGGACATCAAGGCGACCGGAGCCAACACCGCGAGGATTGTCCTGTCCAACGGAGCCCGGTTCAACCGCAACACCACAGCGGATGTTGCCAGCGTCATCAAGCGCTGCAAGGCGAACAAGCTCATCTGCGTCCTGGAGGTGCACGACACCACCGGGTACGGCGAGCAGAGCGGTGCGTCGTCGCTGACGGCGGCCGTGAACTACTGGATCAGCATCAAGAGCGCACTGGCTGGGCAACAGCGATACGTGCTGCTCAACATCGGCAACGAGCCGCGCGGCAACAACAACCCGAGCGCCTGGGTCGGCGAGACGAAATCCGCGATCGCCCGCATGCGCAAGGAGGGCCTGACCCACACGCTGGTGGCCGACGGTCCCAACTGGGGGCAGGACTGGTCGTTCGTCATGCGTGACAACGCCAAGCAGATCTTCAACTCGGACGTACGGCGCAACACCGTCTTCTCCGTCCACATGTACGAGGTGTTCGGCACTGCGGACAAGGTGAACAACTACCTCAACCGGTTCGCGGCCGCTCGCCTGCCGATCGTCGTCGGGGAGTTCGGGCACTGGCACGGCAACGCCTCAGTGGACGAGGACGCCATCTTCGCCGCGAGCAGACGTCTGGGTACCGGGTTCCTCGCGTGGTCGTGGAGCGGGAACGGTGGAGGGCTCGACTACCTCGACCTGGTGCGCGGATTCGACGCCGGCAAGCCCACCTGGTGGGGCCAGCGAACGATCTCCGGTCCGAACGGAATCAAGGCGACCTCTCGCCAGGCATCGGTGTTCAAGTGA
- a CDS encoding substrate-binding domain-containing protein — MVYAASADRGAKPIDLVLGDSEFPWFVELLAGLEKAAHELRWAMRLTMVHRRSTPDLRWLDALLERGSAGAILVRTRLNAYQHAVLAEERIPVVTVGSVDWSASAPSITTTAWHGVLGAVQHLTDLGHRRVALITGPDSSSATEEMVAGYREALRAERIPFTSALLRQGPASRTEGHRRGAELLALPQPPTAVVAGSDLQAVGVCEAATASGLRVPDDLSVIGFDDLPLASWTSPPLTTVRQPWREVGAAAVRMLNELAEGRVLGHPRVEFATSLVVRSSTRAL; from the coding sequence ATGGTGTACGCCGCCTCCGCTGACCGCGGGGCCAAACCGATCGATCTTGTGCTCGGCGACTCGGAGTTCCCGTGGTTCGTAGAACTGCTCGCAGGATTGGAGAAGGCAGCCCATGAGCTGCGCTGGGCCATGAGGCTCACCATGGTGCATCGCCGTTCCACTCCAGACCTGCGTTGGCTGGACGCACTGCTGGAACGCGGTTCGGCAGGAGCGATCTTGGTGCGCACCCGTCTGAACGCCTACCAGCACGCTGTGCTGGCGGAAGAGCGCATACCAGTGGTCACGGTGGGCTCGGTCGACTGGTCTGCCTCGGCGCCGTCGATCACCACGACCGCCTGGCACGGTGTGCTCGGAGCCGTCCAGCACCTGACGGATCTGGGGCACCGGCGTGTCGCGCTGATCACCGGCCCGGACTCGTCCTCGGCGACAGAGGAGATGGTGGCCGGATATCGAGAAGCGCTGAGGGCCGAACGCATCCCGTTCACATCGGCGCTGCTGCGTCAGGGGCCTGCTTCGCGCACCGAGGGGCACCGGCGAGGAGCCGAGCTGCTGGCACTGCCGCAGCCGCCTACCGCCGTGGTCGCGGGCAGTGATCTTCAGGCGGTCGGGGTGTGTGAGGCGGCAACAGCGAGCGGGCTTCGGGTTCCCGACGATCTGAGCGTGATCGGATTTGACGACCTTCCCCTCGCCTCGTGGACGAGTCCTCCGCTGACGACCGTGCGCCAACCCTGGCGGGAAGTGGGGGCAGCGGCTGTGCGGATGCTGAACGAGTTGGCTGAAGGCCGGGTGCTCGGACATCCTCGGGTCGAGTTCGCCACCAGTCTGGTGGTCAGATCGAGTACTCGTGCTCTATGA
- a CDS encoding LacI family DNA-binding transcriptional regulator, translating into MTAERERGPTLARIAQLAGVSVPTVSKVINGHRDVSARTRKLVEEIVVREGYVRPGSIVAKGVVRRGTMVELIINEVDNAWAAEILGGVERVLREHGAQVVLTAVHSTREPDDDWLDLMVRRGSRGVILVYSDLTSSQRAALSSRSVPFVVVDPVGSPVSDVHTVTATNWHGGLAATQHLLSLGHRRIGVIGGPENSPCSNARIAGYRSALRLAGVATDSALVRHGDFGYEQGRLQTDALLDLPVPPTAIFAANDLQALGAYEALRDRRLHIPEDISVVGFDDVPFAAWTSPPLTTVKQPLRRMGVLAAQTLVCLMRGEQVESPRTRMATNLVVRGSTSVAKSASRAEGA; encoded by the coding sequence GTGACCGCCGAACGCGAGCGGGGGCCCACGCTGGCACGAATCGCCCAGCTGGCAGGAGTGTCGGTTCCGACGGTCTCCAAGGTGATCAACGGTCATCGCGATGTGTCCGCTCGCACCAGAAAGCTCGTCGAGGAGATTGTCGTCCGGGAAGGTTATGTCCGTCCTGGAAGCATCGTTGCCAAAGGAGTGGTGCGTCGGGGAACGATGGTCGAACTCATCATCAACGAAGTCGACAACGCGTGGGCAGCGGAAATCCTGGGCGGCGTCGAGCGTGTGTTGAGGGAGCACGGGGCGCAGGTCGTCCTGACCGCGGTTCACTCGACCCGTGAACCCGACGATGATTGGCTCGACCTCATGGTCAGGCGGGGATCGCGCGGCGTGATCCTGGTGTACTCGGACCTGACCTCGTCGCAGCGCGCGGCGCTCTCCAGTCGCTCGGTCCCGTTCGTCGTGGTTGATCCCGTGGGATCGCCTGTGTCCGACGTCCACACCGTGACGGCCACCAACTGGCACGGTGGTCTCGCGGCGACGCAACACCTGTTGTCGTTGGGCCATCGGAGAATTGGCGTGATCGGCGGCCCTGAGAACTCTCCGTGCAGCAACGCCAGGATCGCCGGCTACCGCAGCGCGCTGCGCCTGGCGGGCGTCGCCACCGATTCGGCGTTGGTCCGTCACGGAGACTTCGGATACGAGCAAGGGCGACTGCAGACCGACGCGCTGCTGGATCTGCCCGTGCCGCCCACCGCCATCTTCGCGGCCAACGACCTCCAGGCGCTGGGCGCCTACGAAGCGCTGCGGGACCGACGCTTGCACATCCCGGAGGACATCAGCGTTGTCGGCTTCGACGATGTGCCTTTCGCTGCGTGGACCTCACCGCCGTTGACGACGGTCAAACAACCCTTGCGCCGTATGGGAGTGCTCGCGGCGCAGACACTCGTCTGCCTGATGAGAGGCGAGCAGGTCGAGTCGCCCCGCACGCGGATGGCCACGAACTTGGTCGTACGCGGGAGTACGTCTGTGGCGAAGTCCGCCTCCCGTGCTGAGGGAGCCTGA
- a CDS encoding MarR family winged helix-turn-helix transcriptional regulator produces MTTERDPGPRLSARLTYLLKRALVDLEDLHAEHLAPVGVSGRELAVLLLLDGINPESQQQVAGRLRVDRTTMVALLDGLEAKGLVARHADAGDRRRNVVELTGDGRAALTRAVSASDEAERQFLAELDDAESAQLRTLLTRLTQDRSKP; encoded by the coding sequence GTGACCACCGAAAGGGATCCGGGACCGCGGCTGAGCGCGCGGCTGACCTACTTGCTCAAGCGTGCTCTTGTCGATCTCGAGGACCTGCACGCCGAACACCTGGCACCGGTCGGGGTCAGCGGGCGTGAGCTGGCCGTCCTGCTGCTCCTGGACGGCATCAACCCCGAGTCGCAGCAGCAGGTGGCCGGACGCCTGAGGGTCGACCGGACCACGATGGTCGCGCTGCTCGACGGGCTGGAGGCCAAGGGGCTCGTGGCGCGCCACGCGGACGCCGGGGACCGGCGTCGCAACGTCGTCGAGCTGACCGGGGACGGGCGGGCAGCGCTGACCCGGGCGGTCAGCGCCAGCGACGAGGCCGAACGGCAATTCCTGGCGGAACTCGACGATGCCGAGTCCGCGCAGCTGCGCACGCTGCTGACGCGCCTGACCCAGGACCGCTCGAAGCCCTAG
- a CDS encoding NAD-dependent epimerase/dehydratase family protein, which translates to MTTLLLTGATGLVGSRLLPRLAQDGFECRALVRGEAALPPGTMAVRGDLADPDTLRAAVEGVDAVVHLAALFRTQDEAAIWRANHDGTRNLIAAVKEHAPNARLVMSSTGNVYNADATRPALETDECSPKSAYGASKVAAEQLLRDSGLTWAVLRLPFVYGEGDGHLASLHTLAPQFGLHPAQAYSVAHHRDIAAAVRLALTGVMDGRIVNVTDGAPPVTVYEMTRLAGRPIEGSAEPLTDPWFGHLDSTLIRELGFTPSVPTVYAAAREGIL; encoded by the coding sequence ATGACGACTCTGTTGCTCACCGGCGCCACCGGTCTCGTGGGGTCGCGGCTGCTGCCGCGCCTCGCGCAGGACGGCTTCGAGTGCCGCGCGCTCGTCCGCGGCGAGGCCGCGCTGCCTCCGGGGACCATGGCCGTCCGCGGTGACCTGGCCGACCCGGACACGCTGCGGGCGGCAGTGGAAGGCGTCGACGCGGTGGTCCACCTGGCGGCGCTGTTCCGCACGCAGGACGAGGCCGCGATCTGGCGCGCGAACCATGACGGCACCCGCAACCTGATCGCCGCCGTGAAGGAGCACGCGCCGAACGCCCGTCTCGTCATGAGCAGCACCGGCAACGTCTACAACGCGGACGCCACGCGCCCGGCGCTGGAGACCGACGAGTGCTCGCCGAAGTCCGCCTACGGGGCGAGCAAGGTGGCGGCCGAGCAGTTGCTCCGCGACAGCGGCCTGACCTGGGCCGTCCTGCGACTGCCGTTCGTGTACGGCGAGGGCGACGGTCACCTCGCGTCCCTCCACACGCTTGCCCCGCAGTTCGGCCTGCACCCCGCGCAGGCCTACTCAGTGGCGCACCACCGCGACATCGCGGCCGCCGTCCGCCTCGCGCTGACCGGGGTGATGGACGGCCGGATCGTCAACGTCACCGACGGGGCGCCTCCGGTCACCGTCTACGAGATGACCCGCCTCGCCGGGCGACCGATCGAAGGGTCCGCTGAGCCGCTGACCGACCCCTGGTTCGGACACCTCGACAGCACCCTGATCCGTGAACTCGGTTTCACACCGAGCGTGCCCACCGTCTACGCCGCCGCCCGCGAAGGCATCCTCTAG
- a CDS encoding SDR family NAD(P)-dependent oxidoreductase, with protein sequence MPKTSPRRIDFNPLRLLHHICRIDHPTPEGISMAKWTADQLPVMTGKTVLITGAGGGVGLVTARELARAGAHVVLAVRNVDKAREATTDMRGDFEIRHLDVADLDSVRAFAQTCTGDIDILINNAGVMDVPAARTAQGLDVQTATNYFGPFLLTNLLLPQLTDRVVTVSSQMHRFGKLDLDDLDWRTRKYDPMAAYQSSKLAVVLFSLELQRRLTAAGSNIRSVIAHPGVARTGLVDHSHLRIVNRLPFLVQDAEHGALPLLYAATQDVPGNAYIGPDGLFSFTGHPLIRKPSRAGLNPAVAKSLWLATAALTGIGASIGQ encoded by the coding sequence TTGCCGAAAACGAGCCCCAGGCGCATTGATTTCAATCCGCTGCGCTTGCTGCATCACATCTGCCGGATCGATCACCCCACTCCTGAAGGAATTTCCATGGCGAAATGGACTGCGGACCAACTTCCGGTCATGACCGGCAAAACGGTGCTGATCACCGGTGCAGGTGGAGGCGTCGGACTGGTGACCGCCCGGGAGCTCGCTCGGGCCGGCGCCCATGTGGTGCTGGCTGTGCGCAACGTTGACAAGGCACGCGAGGCAACCACCGACATGCGAGGTGACTTCGAGATCCGGCATCTCGATGTGGCCGATCTGGACTCGGTGCGCGCGTTCGCGCAGACGTGCACCGGCGACATCGACATCTTGATCAACAACGCCGGAGTGATGGACGTCCCGGCGGCGCGGACCGCACAGGGCCTGGACGTGCAGACCGCAACGAACTACTTCGGGCCGTTCCTGCTCACCAACCTGCTGCTGCCCCAGCTGACCGACCGCGTGGTGACCGTCTCCAGCCAGATGCACCGGTTCGGCAAACTGGACCTGGATGACCTCGACTGGCGGACCCGCAAGTACGACCCAATGGCCGCCTACCAGTCGTCCAAGCTCGCGGTCGTGCTGTTCTCGCTGGAACTGCAGCGCCGCCTGACCGCCGCCGGCAGCAACATCCGCTCCGTGATCGCCCATCCAGGTGTCGCCCGCACCGGACTGGTCGACCACTCGCACCTGCGGATTGTCAATCGGCTCCCATTCCTGGTCCAGGACGCCGAGCACGGAGCGCTACCACTGCTCTACGCCGCCACACAGGACGTTCCCGGCAACGCATACATCGGCCCCGACGGCCTGTTCAGCTTCACGGGACACCCCCTCATCCGCAAGCCCAGCCGGGCCGGCCTGAACCCGGCGGTCGCCAAAAGCCTGTGGCTGGCAACCGCCGCTCTCACCGGAATCGGCGCGTCAATCGGGCAGTGA
- a CDS encoding M24 family metallopeptidase produces MVEATRPGASEAAVYTAGTAAALSYGTVVAGMHLWSGSEYAASGPPAWSYRPQEARIIQDGDVLMAEVFCNFGMRTSQHQVTIAVGEVHEDIEHAAHIANEAYRAGLDALRPGAAFGDIAEAMLAPVEAAGGWVRGPQVHALNPCVGLARIPANSLRVEGVEQYPDLPETPTMPRDLVLAKGMTFAFEPSCGFERHLVTVGGTVLVGDDGAEELNPHTAQLLRAGG; encoded by the coding sequence ATGGTCGAGGCCACCCGGCCCGGTGCGTCGGAGGCTGCGGTCTACACGGCGGGCACCGCGGCGGCGCTGAGCTACGGCACCGTCGTCGCCGGCATGCACCTGTGGTCGGGCTCGGAGTACGCCGCGTCCGGACCGCCCGCGTGGTCCTACCGCCCGCAGGAGGCGCGGATCATCCAGGACGGCGACGTCCTCATGGCCGAGGTCTTCTGCAACTTCGGCATGCGAACCTCGCAGCACCAGGTGACCATCGCCGTCGGTGAGGTGCACGAGGACATCGAGCACGCGGCGCACATCGCGAACGAGGCCTACCGGGCAGGACTGGACGCCCTCCGCCCGGGTGCCGCTTTCGGCGACATCGCCGAGGCGATGCTGGCGCCGGTGGAAGCGGCGGGCGGCTGGGTCCGCGGTCCGCAGGTCCACGCGCTCAACCCCTGCGTCGGGCTTGCCCGCATTCCCGCGAACTCCCTGCGCGTCGAGGGCGTCGAGCAGTACCCGGACTTGCCGGAGACACCGACGATGCCCCGCGACCTGGTGCTGGCGAAGGGAATGACGTTCGCCTTCGAGCCGAGCTGCGGGTTCGAGCGCCACCTCGTCACGGTCGGCGGGACCGTGCTGGTGGGTGACGACGGTGCGGAGGAGCTCAACCCGCACACCGCCCAGCTGCTACGCGCGGGCGGCTGA
- a CDS encoding ester cyclase, which produces MSELERNKQVVIDYYQTAFNGNPEKAVADHFGPHYVQHNPDAADGPEAFIGFVHYLRGQFPNLRLDIKRVIAEGDMVVTHSHLDLEPGNPENPGQALADYFRLEGGKVVEHWDVIQAVPKNSANSNGMF; this is translated from the coding sequence ATGTCTGAGCTTGAACGCAACAAGCAGGTAGTCATCGACTACTACCAGACCGCCTTCAACGGCAACCCGGAGAAGGCCGTCGCCGACCACTTCGGACCACATTACGTCCAGCACAACCCTGACGCCGCAGACGGTCCGGAAGCGTTCATCGGATTCGTGCACTACCTGCGCGGTCAGTTCCCGAACCTGCGACTCGACATCAAGCGGGTCATCGCCGAAGGCGACATGGTCGTCACCCACTCCCACCTCGACCTGGAACCCGGCAACCCGGAGAACCCCGGGCAAGCGCTCGCCGACTACTTCCGCCTGGAGGGCGGCAAGGTCGTCGAGCACTGGGACGTGATCCAGGCCGTGCCGAAGAACTCCGCCAACTCCAACGGCATGTTCTGA
- a CDS encoding DsbA family oxidoreductase, translating to MQVEFWVDVVCPWCYIGKARFDKALAIFEHGADVEVVHRSFELDPGRAVNDDEPVSEMPARRYGPQARKMEDNVAGLAREEGLEYRLDRLVGGTFDVHRLLHLAGEHGVRNELTELVLHTNFARALPLFTNEVLVDLTAEAGLDRTEARKVLEQPAIYAEAVRTEERRAHELGAIGVPFILMDGSVAVAGARPVLTLVQSLQLAWASMAR from the coding sequence ATGCAGGTTGAGTTCTGGGTCGATGTCGTGTGTCCGTGGTGCTACATCGGCAAGGCCCGTTTCGACAAAGCACTGGCGATCTTCGAACATGGGGCAGACGTGGAGGTGGTGCATCGCTCGTTCGAACTCGACCCAGGCCGGGCCGTCAACGACGACGAACCGGTATCGGAGATGCCGGCAAGGCGTTACGGACCGCAAGCCCGCAAGATGGAGGACAACGTCGCAGGACTGGCGCGGGAGGAAGGGCTCGAATACCGGCTGGACCGGCTTGTGGGCGGAACCTTCGACGTGCACCGGCTGCTGCACCTGGCAGGCGAGCACGGCGTCCGGAACGAACTGACCGAGTTGGTGCTGCACACCAACTTCGCCCGCGCACTTCCCTTGTTCACCAACGAAGTTCTGGTAGACCTGACTGCCGAAGCCGGGCTGGATCGCACCGAGGCGCGCAAGGTGCTCGAGCAACCTGCGATCTACGCTGAAGCCGTGCGAACCGAAGAGCGGAGAGCCCATGAGCTCGGAGCCATTGGCGTTCCCTTCATCCTCATGGACGGGTCTGTCGCAGTCGCCGGTGCCCGACCAGTGCTGACGCTGGTCCAGTCACTGCAGCTCGCGTGGGCGAGCATGGCTCGCTAG